One Bacteroidota bacterium genomic region harbors:
- a CDS encoding GDP-mannose 4,6-dehydratase: MRVFITGGAGFIGSSLAERLVARGDEVKVLDNLATGRLQNLATVLHHPRFEFVEQTVTHAPTVDPLVAWADHVYHLAAPVGVKYIMDHPVTTILDNVRGMDVVMNACHKYDKKLLVASTSEVYGRSLDLLDDTGTRKLKEDDYRIEGSTQNHRWAYANTKAMDEFLALAFHKEYGSRVVVVRFFNTVGPRQLSQYGMVIPNFVQAALANQPLRVFGSGEQKRSFLHVQDALRAIMGLMEADAAIGQVFNVGNPIEVSINELARLVISLADSHSRLEHVSYEAAYGKGFEDMNRRTADISKLEATLNFQIAYPLEAILLDVITHQRAGL; encoded by the coding sequence GTGCGGGTCTTTATCACCGGTGGTGCAGGCTTCATTGGCTCCAGCTTGGCCGAGCGGCTGGTAGCCCGGGGCGATGAGGTGAAGGTGCTGGATAACCTGGCTACAGGCAGGCTACAAAACCTGGCTACCGTACTGCATCACCCAAGGTTTGAGTTTGTAGAACAAACGGTTACCCATGCCCCCACGGTAGACCCGCTGGTGGCGTGGGCCGACCATGTGTACCACCTGGCGGCCCCTGTGGGGGTAAAGTACATCATGGATCACCCCGTAACCACCATACTGGATAACGTACGGGGCATGGACGTGGTAATGAATGCCTGCCACAAGTATGACAAAAAGCTGCTGGTGGCTAGCACGAGCGAAGTATATGGCCGCAGCCTAGACCTGCTGGATGACACCGGCACCCGCAAGCTGAAGGAGGATGACTACCGCATAGAGGGCAGTACGCAGAACCACCGCTGGGCCTATGCCAATACCAAAGCCATGGATGAATTCTTGGCACTGGCTTTTCACAAGGAGTATGGCAGCCGGGTTGTGGTGGTGCGCTTCTTCAACACGGTGGGGCCACGCCAGCTCAGCCAGTATGGCATGGTGATCCCCAATTTTGTGCAGGCGGCGCTGGCTAATCAGCCGCTGCGTGTGTTTGGCAGCGGCGAGCAGAAGCGCAGCTTCCTGCACGTGCAGGATGCACTTCGTGCCATTATGGGCCTCATGGAGGCCGATGCCGCAATCGGCCAAGTATTCAATGTGGGGAACCCCATAGAGGTATCCATCAACGAGCTTGCCCGCTTGGTCATCTCCCTTGCCGATAGCCACAGCAGGCTGGAGCACGTTAGCTATGAGGCTGCCTACGGCAAGGGCTTTGAGGACATGAATCGGCGCACTGCCGACATTAGCAAGCTGGAGGCGACGCTGAATTTTCAGATTGCCTA
- the pnp gene encoding polyribonucleotide nucleotidyltransferase — MEALSRSFELENGHTVSIEFGKMARQADGSAWLSIGDTRMLATVVAKREINPLTDFLPLSVDYKENYSSTGKFPGGFFKRDGRLNEYEILTSRVVDRTIRPMFPEDYHADIQVIITVYSNDRVVQPDAYACLAASAALINSDIPFPDPVSTVRVIYKGGKYHINPSFEETETAELELVVAGSEDSINMVEGEASEVSEEVMIGALQAAHAQIKKICAWQKELRQAVGKPTRTYETPLRDEQVEQQLRAFATDKVKAVLSQQLPKQQRSEAVKAIKDACLAQFYNPEHERASELELAIKSYFSEVVYDVMRATILDENMRIDGRKPDEIRPIFCEVDLLPRTHGSSLFTRGETQALATVTLGTKMDEQTIDYATKEGSKKFMLQYSFPPFSTGESKFLRGPSRREIGHGNLAERSLKRVMPKDFDYTVRVTSDVLESNGSSSMATVCSGTMALMDAGIRIAAPVSGIAMGLIMEGNRYAVLSDILGDEDHLGDMDFKVTGTPKGITACQMDIKVRGLSYEVLAKALYQAKEGRAHILGKMQAAISEPRADYSEFAPRLVKLIIPQDTIGAVIGPGGKVIQELQRTTNTVIVIEEINNQGHVTISSPDRDSLNAAADRIKAITRQPEVGEEFHGIVKGMKESGAFVEFLPGKEGWLHISEVAYERIPTIEDAIKIGDEFPVKLIEVDKKAGKYRLSRRAMMPKPEGWVDAPPRERGGRDDRRGGGRDDRRGGGRNDRRDRDRGYDRDRSPSGDERAERREHTQHNDHSEA, encoded by the coding sequence ATGGAAGCTCTTTCTCGCTCATTCGAGCTGGAGAATGGTCATACTGTATCTATCGAGTTCGGTAAAATGGCCCGCCAGGCAGATGGTTCTGCATGGCTCTCAATAGGTGATACCCGCATGCTGGCTACCGTGGTGGCCAAGCGCGAGATCAACCCTCTGACAGATTTTTTGCCCCTGTCCGTAGACTATAAGGAAAACTACTCTTCCACCGGCAAATTTCCCGGCGGATTCTTCAAGCGCGATGGCCGCCTGAATGAGTATGAGATCCTGACCAGCCGCGTTGTAGACCGCACGATCCGGCCCATGTTCCCCGAGGACTACCATGCCGACATACAGGTGATCATCACCGTGTATAGCAACGACCGTGTGGTGCAGCCCGATGCCTATGCCTGCCTGGCTGCCAGCGCGGCGCTGATTAATTCAGACATCCCCTTCCCCGATCCGGTTTCTACCGTTCGCGTTATCTACAAGGGCGGTAAGTACCACATTAATCCCAGTTTTGAAGAAACCGAAACCGCTGAACTGGAGTTGGTAGTGGCCGGCAGCGAAGACTCCATCAACATGGTGGAGGGCGAAGCCAGCGAGGTGAGCGAGGAGGTAATGATCGGTGCCCTGCAGGCCGCACATGCACAGATCAAAAAAATATGTGCCTGGCAGAAGGAGCTGCGTCAGGCGGTAGGCAAGCCTACCCGGACCTACGAAACACCCCTACGCGACGAGCAGGTAGAGCAGCAGCTGCGCGCCTTTGCTACCGATAAGGTGAAAGCCGTGCTTAGCCAGCAGCTACCCAAGCAGCAGCGCTCAGAGGCTGTCAAGGCCATTAAAGATGCGTGCCTTGCCCAGTTCTACAACCCGGAGCACGAGCGGGCTTCCGAGCTGGAGCTGGCCATCAAGTCCTATTTCTCCGAGGTGGTGTACGACGTGATGCGTGCCACCATTCTGGACGAAAATATGCGCATAGACGGACGCAAGCCCGACGAGATTCGCCCCATATTCTGCGAGGTAGATCTGCTGCCCCGTACGCACGGCTCTTCCCTCTTCACCCGGGGAGAGACCCAGGCACTGGCTACGGTAACGCTGGGCACCAAGATGGATGAGCAGACCATAGACTATGCGACCAAAGAAGGGAGCAAGAAATTTATGCTGCAATACAGCTTCCCCCCTTTCAGCACAGGTGAATCCAAGTTTCTGCGCGGGCCTTCTCGCCGCGAGATTGGCCACGGAAACTTGGCCGAGCGTTCGCTGAAGCGGGTGATGCCCAAGGACTTTGACTACACCGTGCGCGTAACCAGTGATGTGCTGGAGAGCAACGGCAGCAGCAGCATGGCCACCGTGTGCTCGGGCACCATGGCGCTGATGGATGCCGGTATAAGAATAGCAGCCCCCGTGAGTGGTATTGCCATGGGGCTGATTATGGAAGGCAACCGATACGCTGTACTGAGCGACATCCTGGGGGATGAGGACCACCTGGGCGATATGGACTTCAAGGTAACCGGTACGCCCAAGGGCATAACGGCCTGCCAGATGGACATTAAGGTGCGTGGCCTGAGCTATGAGGTGCTGGCCAAAGCCCTGTATCAAGCCAAGGAAGGCCGCGCCCATATCCTGGGTAAGATGCAAGCTGCCATTAGCGAGCCCCGCGCCGACTACAGCGAGTTTGCCCCACGCCTGGTGAAGCTGATCATCCCGCAGGATACCATTGGTGCCGTAATCGGCCCAGGGGGCAAGGTGATTCAAGAGCTACAGCGCACCACCAACACCGTGATTGTGATCGAAGAAATCAACAATCAGGGCCATGTTACCATCTCGTCGCCAGACCGAGACTCGCTGAATGCTGCTGCAGACCGGATCAAGGCCATTACCCGCCAGCCCGAAGTGGGCGAGGAGTTTCATGGCATTGTGAAGGGCATGAAGGAAAGCGGCGCCTTTGTAGAGTTTCTGCCAGGCAAAGAGGGTTGGCTGCATATTAGCGAGGTGGCCTATGAGCGCATCCCTACCATTGAGGATGCAATCAAAATAGGCGACGAATTCCCCGTAAAGCTGATTGAGGTAGACAAAAAGGCCGGTAAATACCGCCTGAGCCGCCGTGCGATGATGCCTAAGCCCGAGGGCTGGGTAGATGCCCCCCCGCGTGAGCGTGGTGGCCGAGACGACCGGCGTGGTGGTGGCCGCGACGATAGGCGCGGAGGCGGACGCAATGACCGCCGAGATCGCGATCGCGGCTACGACAGAGACCGGAGCCCAAGTGGCGATGAGCGGGCCGAAAGGCGTGAGCATACCCAGCACAATGACCATTCCGAAGCCTAA
- the rpsO gene encoding 30S ribosomal protein S15: MYLTKEKTAEIFKANSLKGDAKDAGSAESQIALFTYRINHLNEHLKQNRKDMSTKMGLLRLVGQRRKMLDYLRDKDIQRYRDIIQKLGIRK; the protein is encoded by the coding sequence ATGTATCTGACCAAAGAAAAGACCGCAGAGATTTTCAAGGCCAATAGCCTGAAAGGGGATGCCAAGGATGCGGGTAGTGCCGAGAGCCAAATCGCCCTGTTTACCTACCGCATCAATCACCTGAATGAGCACCTGAAGCAGAACAGGAAGGATATGAGCACCAAGATGGGGCTACTACGCCTGGTAGGGCAGCGCCGCAAGATGCTGGATTACCTGCGCGACAAGGATATTCAGCGCTATCGTGACATCATTCAGAAGCTGGGCATTCGTAAGTAA